One window of Erwinia aphidicola genomic DNA carries:
- a CDS encoding LuxR C-terminal-related transcriptional regulator: MLNKICSMKFRNILLISDDTFLCAGVGFLPALNRRVECLNLESFIGSEVNEADIVLLDLLSWQTCTFSVKTSMTEIINNHARMIMITCGVFQELLTDILYPNTLKVNRKEIVHLLNKLCGLQFSYRFEPTPKRKVRKFLTKREFDVLHEFITGSGSGIISNKFNINCKTVSSHKLSALGKIGCKNMAHFYILSRPFTCDLGLLFKKNDKLSA; this comes from the coding sequence ATGTTAAATAAAATCTGCAGTATGAAATTTAGGAATATTCTACTGATCTCTGACGATACATTCCTCTGTGCGGGGGTTGGGTTTTTACCCGCGCTGAATCGTAGGGTGGAGTGTTTAAATCTCGAAAGTTTTATCGGTAGTGAGGTCAATGAGGCGGATATTGTTCTTCTGGATCTCCTTTCCTGGCAGACATGTACGTTTAGCGTTAAAACATCAATGACCGAGATAATAAATAACCATGCGAGAATGATAATGATTACTTGCGGGGTTTTTCAGGAGCTTCTTACTGATATTTTGTACCCTAATACATTGAAAGTTAATCGAAAGGAAATCGTTCACCTGCTAAATAAGTTGTGCGGATTGCAGTTTTCATACAGATTCGAACCCACGCCCAAAAGAAAGGTGAGGAAGTTTCTGACCAAGAGGGAGTTTGATGTTTTACATGAGTTTATAACAGGGAGTGGATCAGGGATAATAAGTAATAAATTTAATATAAATTGCAAAACGGTGAGTTCACACAAGCTGTCTGCGTTAGGTAAAATTGGATGCAAAAATATGGCTCATTTTTATATACTTAGCCGTCCCTTTACCTGTGATTTAGGCTTGCTGTTCAAGAAAAATGATAAATTATCGGCCTAA